A single genomic interval of Terriglobus albidus harbors:
- a CDS encoding HD domain-containing protein: MSHMHSYTRDRAWEVLKEWTESASLIKHALAVEACTEFYGAREAERLGLSGDESAAFTEKYAITGLLHDFDYDRHPSLEEHPFVGEKVLAEQGWPEEIRRAILSHADYSGVPRETHLERALFACDELAGFLTACALVKPSKSIFEVEVTGVKKKMKDKAFARAVKREDMTQGAELLGIPIDDHINNCLTALQARAEELGLKGTAA; encoded by the coding sequence ATGTCTCACATGCATTCATATACCCGCGATCGCGCATGGGAAGTATTGAAGGAGTGGACCGAGTCTGCCAGCCTGATCAAGCATGCACTTGCCGTGGAGGCCTGCACAGAGTTCTACGGCGCCCGCGAGGCGGAACGATTGGGCTTAAGCGGAGACGAGTCCGCAGCGTTCACCGAGAAATATGCCATCACCGGCCTGCTCCACGACTTCGACTATGATCGGCACCCATCGCTCGAAGAACATCCCTTCGTCGGTGAGAAGGTGCTTGCGGAGCAGGGCTGGCCCGAAGAGATCCGCCGCGCCATTTTGTCCCACGCAGACTACAGCGGCGTACCGCGAGAGACGCACCTGGAGCGGGCGCTCTTCGCCTGTGACGAGCTCGCAGGCTTTCTGACGGCGTGTGCCTTGGTAAAGCCAAGCAAGTCGATCTTTGAGGTCGAAGTAACAGGCGTAAAGAAGAAGATGAAAGACAAAGCCTTTGCCCGCGCCGTAAAGCGTGAAGACATGACACAAGGCGCAGAGCTGCTGGGGATTCCTATCGACGATCACATCAACAATTGCCTGACAGCCCTGCAGGCACGCGCAGAAGAACTGGGCTTGAAGGGAACCGCAGCTTAG
- a CDS encoding SDR family NAD(P)-dependent oxidoreductase, with product MSKVWLVTGSGNGLGRDIVEAALAAGDSVVAGARRIEELAPLMAQYGERIKPVKLEVRDEAAAQAAVQTAIDTFGSLDVLVNNAGYGLFAPFEQISPEDFQAVVDTCLYGVVYTTRAALPQMRKQRSGLIFQVSSIGGRIAMPGNAPYHAAKWAVGGFSDSVALEVAPFGVKICTLEPGGIRTNWLRRAGAGLPDLLPDYEPSVGQLIALRDKYEGHQEGDPKKIAALIVKLANSEEVPMRLILGVDAEKRVRMAEDARHQEAERFRDLTHSTVFEGTVPFAELQTR from the coding sequence ATGAGCAAGGTCTGGTTGGTAACGGGAAGCGGCAATGGTCTCGGGCGGGACATCGTGGAGGCTGCCCTTGCAGCGGGAGATTCGGTGGTCGCCGGTGCGCGACGGATCGAGGAGCTTGCACCGCTGATGGCCCAGTACGGAGAACGCATCAAGCCGGTGAAGCTGGAGGTTCGGGACGAGGCCGCCGCACAAGCAGCTGTGCAAACCGCCATTGATACTTTCGGCTCCCTGGACGTTCTGGTTAACAACGCCGGCTACGGATTGTTTGCTCCCTTTGAGCAGATCTCTCCGGAGGATTTCCAGGCCGTTGTCGACACCTGCTTGTATGGCGTGGTCTACACCACACGCGCGGCCTTGCCGCAGATGCGTAAGCAGCGCAGCGGGCTGATCTTTCAGGTCTCGTCGATCGGCGGCCGCATCGCTATGCCGGGGAATGCTCCGTATCACGCCGCCAAATGGGCGGTAGGCGGCTTCAGTGACTCGGTTGCACTCGAGGTCGCACCCTTCGGCGTAAAGATTTGTACCCTGGAGCCGGGCGGCATCCGCACCAACTGGCTTCGCCGCGCCGGTGCAGGCCTTCCGGATCTGCTGCCGGACTACGAGCCCTCGGTCGGACAGCTTATCGCCCTGAGAGACAAATATGAAGGGCACCAGGAGGGTGACCCGAAGAAGATCGCGGCTCTGATCGTGAAGCTGGCCAACAGCGAGGAGGTGCCCATGCGGCTGATCCTCGGCGTGGATGCCGAGAAGCGGGTCAGGATGGCGGAAGATGCGCGTCACCAGGAGGCGGAGCGCTTCCGGGACCTGACACATTCCACTGTCTTCGAGGGAACAGTACCCTTCGCGGAACTGCAGACGCGGTAG
- a CDS encoding DJ-1/PfpI family protein produces MAHAKLLMLVGDYVEDYEVMVPFQTLQVLGHTVDAVCPKKSKGEFVRTAIHDFEGDQTYSEKRGHNFMLNATFVEVDVAQYDGLVIPGGRSPEYLRTDEDVLKTVRHFFEAGKPVAAVCHGPQILAAAGVLQGKKISAYPACASEVKLAGGSYQPIGMTEAVVDGTLVTAPAWPAHPAWLSNFESVLQEYLVSRLAVNLTSRS; encoded by the coding sequence ATGGCGCACGCGAAGCTGCTCATGTTGGTTGGCGACTACGTTGAAGACTATGAAGTCATGGTGCCGTTCCAGACCCTGCAGGTGCTGGGACACACCGTCGATGCCGTTTGCCCTAAGAAGAGCAAGGGCGAGTTTGTCCGCACGGCGATTCACGACTTCGAAGGCGACCAGACCTACAGCGAGAAGCGCGGCCACAACTTCATGTTGAACGCGACCTTCGTCGAGGTAGACGTTGCGCAGTATGACGGCCTGGTGATTCCAGGTGGCCGGTCGCCGGAGTATCTACGGACGGATGAAGACGTGTTGAAAACTGTGCGCCACTTCTTCGAGGCGGGCAAACCGGTGGCGGCTGTCTGTCATGGTCCGCAGATTCTTGCCGCAGCGGGCGTGCTGCAGGGGAAAAAGATCAGTGCGTATCCGGCGTGTGCATCAGAGGTAAAGCTGGCCGGCGGATCGTATCAGCCGATCGGGATGACCGAGGCGGTTGTGGATGGAACGCTGGTGACAGCTCCCGCATGGCCGGCGCATCCGGCGTGGCTCTCAAACTTCGAAAGCGTGCTGCAGGAGTATCTCGTCTCTCGTCTCGCGGTCAATCTCACTTCCAGGTCTTGA
- a CDS encoding NAD(P)/FAD-dependent oxidoreductase, protein MAERKRVVILGAGFAGLRAAQTLAKQAMDITIVDRRNHHTFQPLLYQVALAVLNPSDIAQPIRAVFRHNSNVEVLMDEAIGFDTDRRRVDLRSGAQLTYDYLIVATGSTHSYFGQDEWSKLAPGLKTIEDAVEIRRRVLLAFELAEREMLEKGTHPELNFVIIGGGPTGVELAGAISDIAKLYMRRDFRHIDPSQAKVLILEGSPSILAAYPEDLRESAVRQLNDLGVQVLTGQHVTDVQPGYVILGTGPDARRIDTVVTLWAAGVQASPLGKLLKVEIDRRGCVLVDQFLNPKNHPEIFICGDLAHVEQDGRQVPGTAQPAMQMGVHAAKLILADINGEKRTPFHYFDKGDMATIGRKAAIAKVIWPFKAHMSGFPAWIVWLVIHISFLINFRSRFSVFRQWAYTYLFFKDGARLIVGSQNLPGWNEQQVEEKLDLNAPELTAKR, encoded by the coding sequence ATGGCCGAACGCAAACGGGTAGTCATTCTGGGTGCAGGATTTGCCGGTCTACGCGCAGCGCAGACTCTGGCGAAGCAGGCGATGGATATCACGATCGTCGATCGTCGTAATCACCATACCTTTCAGCCGCTGCTGTACCAGGTGGCTCTGGCGGTGCTGAATCCCTCCGATATTGCTCAGCCGATTCGTGCGGTCTTTCGGCACAATTCCAATGTCGAGGTGCTGATGGATGAAGCCATTGGCTTCGACACCGATCGCAGGCGGGTCGATCTTCGGTCGGGTGCACAGCTTACCTACGACTATCTGATCGTCGCCACCGGATCGACGCACTCCTACTTCGGGCAGGACGAATGGTCCAAGCTGGCTCCCGGTCTCAAGACGATCGAAGACGCTGTGGAGATCCGCCGACGGGTGCTGCTGGCCTTCGAACTCGCCGAGCGCGAGATGCTCGAAAAAGGCACGCACCCGGAGCTGAACTTCGTCATCATCGGTGGGGGACCGACCGGCGTAGAGCTTGCCGGCGCCATCTCCGATATCGCCAAGTTATACATGCGTCGTGACTTCCGCCACATCGATCCATCACAGGCCAAGGTTCTGATCCTGGAGGGCTCGCCCAGCATTCTGGCTGCGTACCCGGAGGATCTTCGCGAGAGCGCTGTCCGTCAGCTCAACGACCTTGGAGTTCAGGTCCTGACCGGGCAGCACGTCACCGATGTCCAGCCGGGGTACGTGATTCTGGGCACTGGACCGGACGCAAGGCGGATCGATACCGTCGTCACCCTATGGGCTGCGGGCGTGCAAGCCTCACCGCTCGGAAAGCTGCTTAAGGTGGAGATCGACCGGCGTGGCTGCGTACTAGTGGACCAGTTCCTAAACCCAAAGAACCATCCGGAGATCTTCATCTGCGGCGACCTTGCGCACGTGGAGCAGGATGGGCGTCAGGTTCCCGGTACCGCGCAGCCGGCCATGCAGATGGGCGTCCATGCCGCAAAGCTGATCCTCGCCGATATCAACGGGGAGAAGCGTACTCCGTTCCACTACTTCGATAAGGGCGACATGGCCACCATCGGCCGTAAGGCGGCGATCGCCAAGGTGATCTGGCCTTTCAAGGCGCACATGTCTGGTTTTCCTGCGTGGATCGTCTGGCTGGTGATCCACATCAGCTTCCTCATCAACTTCCGCAGCCGGTTCTCGGTCTTCCGCCAGTGGGCGTACACCTATCTCTTCTTCAAGGATGGCGCACGGCTGATTGTGGGCTCACAGAACCTGCCAGGATGGAATGAACAGCAGGTCGAAGAGAAGCTCGACCTCAATGCTCCGGAGCTCACCGCAAAACGATAG
- a CDS encoding RNA polymerase sigma factor produces the protein MTHEMSLDEQDRFLTETMERDKPRLRSFIRRRVKDADQAEDILQEVFYELVETYRMMKPVETVTGWMFTVARNRITDMFRKKTPESLQQPVMDDSSLTLEDLLPSRDAGPEAAYAREVLMDLIEEALDELPQAQREVFIAHEIDGLSFKEISAATGVGVSTLLSRKRYAVLHLRERLEEMKDVFESR, from the coding sequence ATGACGCACGAGATGAGCCTCGACGAACAGGACCGGTTCCTTACCGAGACGATGGAGCGCGATAAGCCCCGTCTGCGCAGCTTCATTCGCCGACGGGTGAAGGATGCCGACCAGGCCGAGGACATTCTGCAGGAGGTCTTCTACGAGCTGGTGGAGACCTACCGAATGATGAAGCCGGTGGAAACGGTTACCGGGTGGATGTTCACCGTTGCCCGCAACCGGATCACGGATATGTTCCGGAAGAAGACTCCGGAGTCATTGCAGCAGCCAGTGATGGACGACAGCTCATTGACGCTTGAGGATCTATTGCCCTCACGCGATGCAGGCCCGGAAGCAGCGTATGCGCGAGAGGTATTGATGGATCTGATTGAAGAAGCTCTGGATGAGCTGCCACAGGCACAGCGCGAGGTGTTTATCGCGCATGAGATCGACGGGCTGAGCTTCAAAGAGATCTCCGCCGCGACCGGTGTGGGTGTAAGTACCCTGCTCTCGCGCAAACGATATGCCGTGCTGCATCTGCGGGAGCGGCTGGAAGAGATGAAAGACGTATTTGAAAGCAGGTAG
- a CDS encoding TetR/AcrR family transcriptional regulator yields the protein MARPLSPEKRSALLQAAIHEIAAAGLSVSTSRIAKRAGVAEGTLYTYFATKEQLLNELYLELKAEIYGVIHKGFPVKGSLRDRAWHVWSVSLDWAIAYPEKRSVSMRLNLSEVLTEETRAKSAAMRGEVDSALAGVEERIAAKGLPKGFASSMMGAMQDAAMEYIAKKPRQRESLKEKTFDLFWRALQ from the coding sequence ATGGCGCGGCCCCTCAGTCCGGAAAAACGCTCCGCCCTGCTGCAGGCGGCAATTCATGAGATTGCCGCCGCGGGACTCTCCGTCTCCACGTCACGGATTGCAAAGCGCGCGGGAGTGGCCGAAGGAACTCTGTATACCTACTTCGCCACCAAGGAACAGCTTCTCAACGAACTCTATCTTGAACTAAAGGCGGAGATCTACGGCGTCATCCACAAAGGTTTCCCCGTAAAAGGTTCGCTCAGGGACCGTGCCTGGCACGTCTGGTCCGTCAGCCTGGACTGGGCAATCGCCTACCCGGAGAAGCGGTCCGTCTCCATGCGCCTGAACCTTTCGGAGGTGCTGACGGAGGAGACCAGGGCGAAAAGCGCCGCCATGCGCGGAGAGGTAGATAGCGCCCTCGCCGGGGTGGAAGAACGCATCGCCGCGAAGGGATTGCCCAAAGGCTTCGCCAGCTCGATGATGGGCGCCATGCAGGACGCCGCCATGGAGTACATCGCCAAAAAACCACGCCAGCGCGAAAGCCTGAAAGAAAAGACGTTTGATCTCTTCTGGCGTGCTTTGCAGTAG
- a CDS encoding helix-turn-helix domain-containing protein, translated as MATMMAPVEQREVLRCDHCSLVQFRTTNALCRRCHKPLEADEPEVAPAPLAIVPPQPAQEGSLQVATAVRDLRRVRNLSQRQLATRMNVPRTYISKIENGKAMPTLGSLERLANALQVDISALLRDSRSRRTDEAAVLLADPFLAEIAGYVSQLDSLQRSIFMNHVRELASGRRKMA; from the coding sequence ATGGCAACCATGATGGCTCCCGTTGAACAGCGGGAAGTTCTTCGTTGCGATCACTGCAGTCTGGTTCAGTTCCGGACTACAAATGCGCTGTGCCGCCGCTGCCACAAGCCGCTTGAGGCTGATGAGCCGGAGGTCGCACCAGCACCCCTTGCAATCGTTCCGCCACAACCGGCTCAGGAAGGCTCGCTGCAGGTAGCGACCGCTGTGCGTGATCTGCGTCGCGTCCGCAACCTGTCGCAGCGCCAGTTGGCGACGCGCATGAACGTGCCGCGTACCTACATCTCAAAGATTGAGAACGGCAAAGCGATGCCGACGCTCGGCTCTCTGGAGCGGCTCGCTAACGCGCTGCAGGTCGACATCTCGGCGCTGCTGCGTGACTCGCGCTCGCGCCGCACCGATGAGGCTGCTGTGCTGTTGGCTGATCCATTCCTGGCAGAGATTGCCGGCTATGTCAGCCAGTTGGACAGCCTGCAGCGTTCCATCTTCATGAATCACGTCCGTGAGCTCGCGAGCGGACGCCGGAAGATGGCGTAA
- a CDS encoding allantoinase — protein MANLVLVYGMRLLPADEISSVGEAPIELKNGNSARVTMHLLEGSREQIEAQLKQSLDAFFDFYPEI, from the coding sequence ATGGCGAATCTTGTACTTGTCTATGGAATGCGACTTCTGCCCGCCGATGAGATCTCCTCCGTCGGCGAAGCCCCCATCGAGCTGAAGAACGGCAATTCGGCCCGGGTGACGATGCATCTGCTGGAGGGTTCCCGGGAACAGATTGAAGCCCAGTTGAAGCAGAGCCTGGATGCTTTCTTCGACTTCTATCCCGAGATTTAA